One region of Anas acuta chromosome Z, bAnaAcu1.1, whole genome shotgun sequence genomic DNA includes:
- the SELENOP gene encoding selenoprotein P — MWAGLGLVLVLCLLPGGGTETQNCQEPPEWRVGEENPMLNSRGSVTVVALLQASUYLCLLQASRLEDLRVKLENEGLVNISYVVVNHQGAYSQKKFHLLKESVSEYITVYQQDEHQADVWTTLNGNKDDFLIYDRCGRLVYHLGLPYSFLSFNYVEEAIKIAYCENKCGNCSYMEPDIDATCENITKKADEKLAEVEPKPSGQHSNHNHQPHRHKQHHHHHRHSKNQNHQAPSETQRRHHHSSRRHRVFDHNIHDQTGSHEQVEIVPPGEGVEILRQDTKLUKKGKTGCKNQLTUNWQTASSDSTSSSUCCHCRHLLFEELGNAVTUQCRGALPNSCRUHGQLLAEDITESUQURLLTAAUESPAAGASETSDTUQUQERAGNUAUKTN; from the exons AtgtgggcagggctggggctagTTCTGGTTCTCTGTCTCCTCCcaggaggagggacagagacCCAGAACTGCCAGGAGCCCCCCGAATGGCGGGTCGGGGAGGAGAACCCGATGCTGAACTCGAGGGGCTCGGTGACGGTGGTGGCTCTCCTCCAGGCTAGCTGAtacctgtgcctgctgcaggcttCCAG ACTGGAGGACCTGCGAGTGAAGCTAGAGAATGAAGGACTTGTCAATATCTCGTATGTGGTTGTCAATCATCAAGGAGCTTATTCCCAGAAGAAATTTCACCTACTGAAAGAAAGTGTTTCAGAGTATATTACTGTCTACCAACAAGATGAACATCAAGCTGATGTGTGGACCACCTTAAATGGAAACAAAGATGATTTTCTCATCTATGACAG ATGCGGCCGTCTAGTGTACCACCTGGGTCTTCCCTATTCCTTCCTGTCTTTCAACTATGTAGAAGAAGCTATTAAGATTGCATACTGTGAAAACAAGTGTGGAAACTGCTCTTACATG GAACCTGATATTGATGCAACATGCGAAAACATCAcgaaaaaagcagatgaaaagctAGCAGAGGTAGAGCCCAAACCAAGTGGTCAACACTCAAATCACAACCACCAACCACATAGGCACaaacagcaccaccaccaccaccgtcATTCCAAAAATCAGAACCATCAGGCTCCTTCTGAAACTCAAAGACGTCACCATCACAGCAGTCGGCGTCACAGAGTTTTTGACCATAACATACATGATCAGACAGGTAGCCATGAACAGGTAGAAATTGTTCCTCCAGGAGAAGGTGTGGAAATTCTTAGACAAGAtacaaaactatgaaaaaaagggaaaaccgGCTGTAAAAACCAGTTAACCTGAAATTGGCAGACAGCATCGTCAGACTCAACATCCAGTAGCTGATGTTGTCATTGTCGACACCTTTTGTTTGAAGAGCTAGGAAATGCTGTCACTTGACAGTGTCGCGGAGCACTTCCAAATTCTTGCAGGTGACACGGCCAGCTGTTAGCAGAGGACATCACTGAATCCTGACAGTGACGTCTGCTCACTGCTGCCTGAGagtcaccagcagcaggagcaagtGAAACTAGCGACACCTGACAGTGACAGGAAAGGGCAGGAAACTgagcatgaaaaacaaactaa